Within Catharus ustulatus isolate bCatUst1 chromosome 5, bCatUst1.pri.v2, whole genome shotgun sequence, the genomic segment GGTCAGTGTCCCAGTTGTTATCCTGGTTTTTATCCCAGTATTACCCCGGTGTTATCCTGGTTGTTATCCCGGTGTTATCCTGGTTGTTATCCCAGTGTTATCCCTGTCTCCATGCAGGAGTACCCAGGTCAGTGTCCAGGTTTTTATCCTGGTGTTATCCTGGTGTTATCCCGGTATTATCCTGGTTTTTATCCCAGTATTACCCCGGTGTTATCCTGGTTGTTATCCCGGTGTTATCCTGGTTTTTATCCCAGTGTAATCCTGGTCTCCATGCAGGAGTACCCAGGTCAGTGTCCCAGTTGTTATCCTGGTTTTTATCCCAGTGTTATCCCAGTATTACCCTGGTGTTATCCCGGTTGTTATCCTGGTCTCCATGCAGGAGTACCTGGGTCAGTGTCCAGGTTTTTATCCCGGTGTCATCCTGGTTGTTATCCCGGTGTTATCCAGGTTTCCATGCAGGAGTACCCAGGTCAGTATCCCGGTGTTATCCTGGTGTTATCCTGGTTGTTATCCCAGTGTTATCCCGGCCTCCATGCAGAAGTACCTGGGTCAGTGTCCAGACATTTATCTCAGTTGTTATCCCGGTCTCCATGCAGGAGTACCCAGGTCAGTGTCCAGGTTTTTATCCTGGTTTTTATCCCAGTGTTATCCCAGCGTTATCCTGGTTGTTACCCCGATGTTATCCCAGTGTTATCCCAGTCTCCATGCAGGAGTACTCAGGTCAGTGTCCAGGTTTTTATCCTGGTGTTATCCCAGTCTCCATGCAGGAGTACCCAGGTCAGTGTCCAGGTTTTTATCCTGGTGTTATCCCGTTTTTTATCCCTGTATTATCCCGGTGTTATCCGGGTTTCCATGCAGGAGTGCCCAGGTCAGTCTCCAGGTTTTTATCCCGGTGTTGTCCCGGTCTCCATGCAGGAATACCCAGGTCAGTGTCCAGGCTATTACCTCAGTTGTTATCCCAGTGTTATCCTGGTGTTATCCCGGTCTCCATGCAGGAGTACCCAGGTCAGTGTCCAGGTTTTTATCCTGGTGTTATCCTGGTGTTATCCCAGTCTCCATGCAGGAGTACCTGGGTCAGTGTCCAGGTTTTTATCCTGGTTTTTATCCCAGTTGTTATCCCGGTTGTTATCCCAGTGTTATTCCAGTCTCCATGCAGAAGTACCTGGGTCAGTGTCCAGGTTGTTATCCCAGTTGTTATCCCAGTTGTTATCCCAGTGTTATCTCAGTGTTATCCCAGTCTCCATGCAGGAGTACCTGGGTCAGTGTCCAGGTTTTTATCCCAGTTGTTATCCCAGTGTTATCCAGGTCTCCATGCAGGAGTACCCAGGTCAGTGTCCCAGTTGTTATCCTGGTTTTTATCCCGGTGTTACCCCGGTGTTATCCCGGTTTTTATCTCAGTGTTATCCTGGTCTCCATGCAGGAGTACCTGGGTCAGTGTCCAGGTTGTTATCTCAGTTGTTATCCCAGTGTTATCCCGGTGTTGTCCCGGTCTCCATGCAGAAGTACCCAGGTCAGCGTCCAGGTTGTTATCCTGGTGTTATCTCAGTGTTATCCTGGTCTCCATGCAGGAGTACCCAGTTCAGTGTCCAGGTTGTTATCCTGGTTTTTATCCCGGTGTTACCCCGGTGTTATCCTGGTTTTTATCTCAGTGTTATCCCAGTCTCCATGCAGGAGTACCCAGGTCAGTGTCCAGGCTATTATCTCAGTTTTTATCCCGGTGTTGTCCCTGTCTCCATGCAGGAGTACCCTGGTCAGTGTTCAGGTTTTTATCCTGGTTTTTATCCCAGTGCTATCCCGGTCTCCATGCAGGAGTACCCAGTTCAGTGTCCAGGTTGTTATCCCGGTGTTATCCCGGTGTTGTCCCGGTCTCCATGCAGGAGCAGATGGCCCATTCCAGCCCGGAGCAGGTCCCAGCTGTCTGTTGAACACAGAGGATCCACCCCAAGCCCCGTTAATCCTTTAAAGGAACGGCTAATCCGATCAGCTCCAAACCCCTCCTCATCCCAACTGCCCAAACCGTGTCCCATGGCAGGGCCTGGATGAACCCAGAGGTGATTTTCCAGGCACTGCTGTTCCTCAGGGCGGGTGACACTCCTGTGGCAGCTCTTTGTGTCCCCAAGGGAGTCTGTGGTGACCCTCTGgggccaggagctgagcagcatCTGGTGCTGCAGATGGATGACTCCATGGAAAAGAGCTGGAGTTAACCCTGGCATCTCCTCTCCAATCCCCTCAAGAACCAGGAATTCTCCCATCTGTGGTTGTGTCACATGGATTTAGGATAAAAAAAACTCCCTTAGGAGGAGTTTCAGGGACAGCCCAAAGCACCTGACACCGTTTTTCTCAGGGTTAAATTgattttctccctgctgctgcatttaTTGGATCTTTGTGTGGGAAGAGTTGATCTATTCTGGATTtagggagcagagctgtgtgtgaggagaggagctggatcATTAGAGCAGCTCTAATACCCATAATTATCTTAAACTTAAATCTGTGTGAGCCTGCACGTGGCTCCTCCAGAGATGGACACAGCACTCAGATCATTCAGGGGCTTAAAGCCACAGATCCAGGATGATTTCATCTGGAAATGCTTCTTGAGGagttccttttcccagttttggtGAGGGTGGGAATGGGAGGGAGATTCTGTTGGAGCATTGAAATGGATTTGGGTCTGTGTCAGCTCTGGCTCCTGAAGGGATTCGTGGTGCTCAGGCTGATGGAGCTCTGGGTTTATTCCTTATGAGAGATGCAATTCCAGCTCCCAAAAAATGTCCCTTGGGAATGCTCCCCTGCCCCCAGCGCctgccagcaggcagagagTGAATCATGGAGTGGGGTGGGTTAGAAGAGACCCTAAAGCccatccagggacacctccctccatcccaggtggatccaacctggccttggacactccagggatccacagcaaatctgggaattccagcccagcccctccccaccctcccaggcaggaattccttgcccagatcccagcccaatctcccctttcccactgaagccattccctgtgtcctgtccctccagcccttgtccccagtccctctccagctctcctggagcccctgcagggactctgagcattccctggaattctcccttctccagaggaacattcccagctctcccagagcagagagagtccagaattctggaatggtttggattggaaggggccttaaagcccatccagttccatcccTTGCCATGGGtaaggacacctcccactatctCAGGTTGTTCCAAAttccatccagcccagccttggacatttcccacagctgctggattCCCTGATCCAGGGGTTTTTCATGGATCAGATCCCAGCATAGGATGTCCCCAGCATAACAACCTTGGGGAGCTGCTTCCAGGGAATGCCAGTGGGAAAAAGAGGCCTTTAAAGACTTTTTCCAGGAGATTGGCAGGATTGTGCTGAGGGTCTGGAAATTCTGGAGGTAAAATTCCCTCCATGTGTGGAGGGTTGGGTGAGCCTGGGGCACCCTGAGCTCCTCTCCCCTCATAGTGTGGGAATATTGGAAAATAACGTAGTTGGATGAGAGCTGTGTTCATGTTACATAATAGAATGCAGTATTATGGGATTTAAGATTTGTGTGTGTAAagggagctgctgtcctggcctCCAGCACTCCGTGGGGCAGGACACGGGTTCCTGGAAAGTTTGGAGATGCTGCTTGGTGACATCCTGTGGGTTCCCAGCAGAGTTCTTGTCCAGGGACAA encodes:
- the LOC116996274 gene encoding uncharacterized protein LOC116996274; the protein is MQEYPGQCPSCYPGFYPSITPVLSWLLSRCYPGCYPSVIPVSMQEYPGQCPGFYPGVILVLSWLLSQCYPGLHAEVPGSVSRHLSQLLSRSPCRSTQVSVQVFILVFIPVLSQRYPGCYPDVIPVLSQSPCRSTQVSVQVFILVLSQSPCRSTQVSVQVFILVLSRFLSLYYPGVIRVSMQECPGQSPGFYPGVVPVSMQEYPGQCPGYYLSCYPSVILVLSRSPCRSTQVSVQVFILVFIPVVIPVLSRSPCRSTQVSVQAIISVFIPVLSRSPCRSRWPIPARSRSQLSVEHRGSTPSPVNPLKERLIRSAPNPSSSQLPKPCPMAGPG